A region from the Acidiferrobacter sp. SPIII_3 genome encodes:
- the queF gene encoding preQ(1) synthase: protein MPTEPTKRLETFPNPHPERDYQIHIRIPEFTCLCPKTGQPDFAELDLVYVPDHACLELKSLKLYVWSYRNEGAFHEAVTNRILNDLVAATAPRYMVLTARFNVRGGLYTHVIAHHGQRPSGLPEHGL, encoded by the coding sequence ATGCCTACCGAACCGACCAAGCGACTCGAGACCTTCCCCAACCCGCATCCGGAACGCGACTATCAGATCCATATCCGCATCCCGGAATTCACCTGTCTCTGCCCTAAAACCGGCCAGCCGGACTTCGCCGAACTCGATCTCGTCTATGTACCGGATCACGCGTGCCTCGAGCTCAAGTCCCTGAAGCTCTACGTCTGGTCGTACCGCAACGAGGGGGCGTTCCACGAGGCCGTGACCAACCGCATCTTGAATGATCTGGTGGCGGCCACGGCACCCCGCTATATGGTGCTCACGGCCCGATTCAACGTCCGTGGCGGCCTCTACACCCACGTCATCGCGCACCATGGCCAACGACCGTCCGGACTGCCTGAACACGGTCTTTGA
- the soxZ gene encoding thiosulfate oxidation carrier complex protein SoxZ — MHIATKMKTRTMHGITEVLVLVNHPMDTGLVRSKVTHKIIPAHFIKTLTVAVNHKPAVITDMSIAISKDPLIAVKLTHAKKGDLVTVDWIDNEGMTGHAQTHVS, encoded by the coding sequence ATGCATATCGCCACCAAGATGAAGACGCGCACCATGCATGGCATCACCGAGGTCCTGGTGCTGGTCAACCATCCCATGGACACCGGCCTTGTGCGCAGCAAGGTCACCCACAAGATCATCCCGGCCCATTTCATCAAGACCCTGACCGTCGCCGTCAACCACAAGCCCGCGGTCATCACCGACATGAGCATCGCCATCTCCAAGGACCCGCTCATCGCCGTGAAGCTCACCCACGCGAAAAAGGGCGATCTCGTCACCGTCGACTGGATCGATAACGAGGGCATGACCGGGCACGCCCAGACCCATGTGAGTTAG
- a CDS encoding peptidylprolyl isomerase: protein MSRSRFAHAWLLIVAMITAFLTGCHPGTAIDRSPTLATVNGERITEGDYRDYVRARDLQQPPLPHNAQSRKIILNELINRVVLAQAARKAGLQRLPAVHVALKEDRENILARAMLKHFLATHPITHTALEALYRQELLHTPHEEYEARHILVATRAKALTILQKLHDGARFSVLARRYSLDGSSADQGGALGWFNAADVLPSFYRALTTLHTGEISPTPIKTRFGWHIIQLLAKRPYTPPPFAAVETRLYRSLEQQEVDHMMAAMRRKAAIRYLSTS, encoded by the coding sequence ATGTCCCGATCCCGTTTTGCGCACGCATGGCTGCTCATCGTCGCGATGATCACGGCGTTCCTCACCGGCTGCCACCCCGGCACGGCAATCGACCGAAGTCCTACGCTGGCCACGGTCAACGGGGAACGCATTACCGAGGGGGATTACCGGGACTATGTGCGCGCCCGCGACCTGCAACAACCGCCCCTGCCCCATAACGCGCAGAGCCGAAAGATCATCCTAAACGAGCTCATCAATCGCGTCGTTCTCGCGCAGGCGGCGCGCAAGGCCGGCCTTCAACGACTACCCGCGGTCCATGTCGCCCTAAAGGAGGATCGCGAGAACATCCTGGCGCGCGCCATGTTAAAGCACTTCCTCGCCACCCACCCGATCACGCACACGGCCCTGGAGGCGCTCTATCGTCAAGAGCTCCTCCACACCCCACACGAGGAGTACGAGGCCCGCCACATCCTGGTCGCGACCCGCGCCAAGGCCCTGACGATCCTCCAAAAGCTGCACGATGGCGCGCGCTTCTCGGTACTTGCGCGCCGTTACTCCCTGGACGGCTCATCCGCCGATCAAGGGGGGGCGCTCGGGTGGTTCAACGCCGCCGACGTCCTGCCATCGTTCTATCGGGCACTGACCACCCTGCATACCGGCGAGATCTCGCCGACACCGATCAAGACCCGTTTCGGTTGGCATATCATCCAATTGCTGGCCAAACGTCCATATACACCCCCGCCCTTCGCGGCCGTCGAGACGCGCCTATACCGGTCCCTGGAACAGCAGGAGGTCGACCACATGATGGCGGCCATGCGCCGCAAGGCGGCCATTCGTTACCTATCGACATCCTGA
- a CDS encoding FGGY-family carbohydrate kinase, whose translation MARERLFLGVDLGTSGIRVGALDETGRRRVVVTRAWPRGQSWNPAAWLRHALQLITLIRRGRPSAEIAAIAVDGTSGTVFLCHPSTGRPLTPVLAYDDGRARAEAEALAAAGLTTGPASGPYGGPAKLLWLIRHYPQTPAVLTAQGPWLTGMLARCHRVLDEHNALKLGFDGQWSGALLRAPASAYLPRVAPAGTPLGPLRCDLTRRLGLRAPPLIVAGTTDSTAAFLALGPLPRGSGVSSLGSTLVLKIQSPQPVLVPESGIYSHRLAATWLVGGASNSGAAVLAHYFDRAALLRLSAELPLVSDTGLHYYPLLKPGERFPINDPQLAPRLAPRPADDRLFVQGLLEGLSAIEARGYALLTAHGAPRLQRVVTTGGGAGNTAWRMIRERVLGVPVSTITDRPAALGAAHLARSGWMTRH comes from the coding sequence ATGGCCCGGGAACGATTATTTCTGGGTGTCGACCTCGGCACCTCGGGGATCCGCGTCGGCGCACTTGACGAAACCGGGCGGCGGCGCGTCGTCGTCACGCGCGCCTGGCCGCGCGGCCAATCCTGGAATCCGGCGGCCTGGTTACGCCACGCCCTGCAACTCATCACCCTCATACGCCGTGGTCGGCCGTCAGCCGAGATCGCCGCCATAGCCGTCGATGGCACCTCCGGGACCGTGTTCCTCTGCCACCCCTCCACCGGGCGCCCACTCACGCCGGTGCTTGCCTACGATGACGGCCGGGCACGCGCCGAGGCCGAGGCCCTGGCGGCGGCAGGCCTCACGACAGGGCCCGCCTCGGGGCCCTACGGGGGACCCGCCAAGCTTTTGTGGCTTATCCGGCATTACCCGCAGACACCCGCGGTTCTGACCGCCCAAGGGCCGTGGCTCACCGGTATGCTGGCCCGATGCCACCGGGTCTTGGACGAGCATAACGCCTTGAAGCTCGGCTTCGACGGCCAGTGGTCCGGGGCACTCCTGCGCGCACCCGCAAGCGCCTACCTCCCGCGCGTAGCGCCAGCGGGCACGCCCCTGGGCCCCCTGCGTTGTGATCTCACCCGCCGCCTTGGCCTGCGTGCACCGCCGCTCATCGTCGCCGGGACCACCGATAGCACCGCCGCATTCCTGGCACTCGGGCCATTGCCCCGGGGCTCTGGTGTCAGTTCGCTCGGATCGACCCTGGTCTTGAAGATCCAGAGTCCGCAGCCGGTACTGGTCCCGGAGTCGGGCATCTACAGTCACCGCCTAGCTGCTACATGGCTCGTGGGCGGGGCCTCGAATAGCGGCGCCGCGGTGCTTGCCCATTATTTCGACAGGGCGGCACTCCTGCGCCTGTCCGCCGAACTCCCGCTGGTCTCCGACACCGGGCTCCATTATTACCCGCTATTGAAACCCGGTGAACGCTTCCCGATAAATGATCCACAGCTTGCGCCCAGACTCGCTCCGCGGCCGGCGGACGACCGGTTATTCGTCCAGGGTCTCCTCGAGGGGCTCTCCGCCATCGAGGCGCGCGGCTACGCGCTCCTGACCGCGCACGGCGCCCCCCGACTGCAGCGTGTCGTGACCACCGGCGGCGGCGCGGGTAATACCGCGTGGCGCATGATCCGGGAACGGGTGCTGGGCGTCCCCGTGAGCACGATCACCGACCGCCCGGCGGCGCTTGGCGCGGCACATCTGGCGCGCTCGGGCTGGATGACACGACACTAG
- the smc gene encoding chromosome segregation protein SMC: protein MRLKKIKLAGFKSFVDPTTVPVAANLVGIVGPNGCGKSNIIDAVRWVMGESSARHLRGDTLADVIFSGSTSRKPVSQASVELVFDNSEGRAAGEYARYAEIVVRREASRDGASDYFLNKTRCRRKDITDLFLGTGLGPRAYSIIEQGMISRIVEARPEDLRLFLEEAAGISRYKERRRETENRLRHVRENLARLDDTRGELDTQLNRLKRQAAAAQNYKVWRERERALRLTLAGAQFRRFTHEIEAAGKAAEEAVTAVEAALARQRALEAETEALRVARDESNETVRAVRERAYAAATEVTQREQEIAHARALAAERRAEQQSIVAQCERLDREVTADQEREQSLSQELAGLAPAEDRAGVEERTAAEAQRQAEAVLDTWRRSFEAAGLEAQGPVRASAAARSETARLTARSEDLRHRAARLESEAQSVGASGGSGLATLTEASDLADRDYEDAKERLTGLEERLAMQRQSLETATHEVAEQAGTVKAADARLASLRSMQAQALRTGHEAVSRWVREHGLSQAPRLATQLDVDAGWERAIERWLGARIAALCVPAGTVTPERVAPLEKTPVVLFEPQSADSDDVSSGLGGKVRAPFSVAGLFGGVRPVASLAQALAERPGLSVNETLVTPEGVCVGRDVISFAGENDERAGVLAREREIAEWTRREQASRAALTLAERARDGARAELGALEGQRAEARRALDRCADVRTKAHGAVQRAHAEEQSRAARHGRLLAELDEVKKELNACLVERERAEGEERRAREAAAQSEAALAALAGQRETHQAALEAARAALRAAGDKRHKLAMAQQQARTARDGLRERLARARAELGRLGARRETVARQIEEALAKEREPQAELGRLLLERAAAQAALAAAEQDLDTKEQALRRADGARHDVDAATRAAEEEANTRRLLVHELKVRRDALVEGLRAQGVEEDIARLAQDLDDHVDAEPLERELADLVERIRRLGAVNLMAIEEFEEQSRRKEFLDAQHADLSEALALLDEAIRKIDRETRSRFKETFERVNEDFKAFFPRLFGGGEAQLLLSSEDLLETGVTVMARPPGKRNSTIQLLSGGEKALVAVSLIFALFALNPAPFCFLDEVDAPLDEANVGRFAQTLKELAKKSQLLFITHNKVTMEAADVLLGVTTAEAGVSRLVSVDVEEALGMVARQTAEA from the coding sequence ATGCGCTTAAAGAAGATCAAGCTCGCGGGCTTCAAATCCTTTGTTGACCCGACCACGGTGCCGGTGGCCGCCAATCTCGTCGGTATCGTCGGTCCAAACGGTTGCGGGAAATCCAACATCATCGACGCCGTTCGCTGGGTGATGGGGGAAAGTTCGGCCCGCCATCTGCGGGGTGACACGCTGGCCGATGTCATCTTCAGTGGATCGACGAGCCGCAAGCCGGTGAGCCAGGCGTCCGTGGAGCTTGTCTTTGATAACAGCGAAGGCCGTGCCGCCGGCGAATACGCCCGTTATGCGGAGATCGTCGTGCGCCGCGAGGCGTCGCGCGATGGGGCATCGGATTATTTCCTGAACAAGACGCGTTGTCGCCGAAAGGATATTACCGATTTGTTTCTCGGGACGGGCCTCGGTCCGCGTGCCTACTCCATCATCGAGCAGGGCATGATCTCGCGGATCGTCGAGGCGCGTCCGGAGGATCTGCGCCTGTTTCTCGAGGAGGCCGCCGGTATCTCGCGCTACAAGGAGCGGCGCCGGGAGACCGAGAACCGTCTGCGCCATGTGCGCGAGAACCTGGCGCGGCTGGACGACACGCGTGGCGAGCTCGACACTCAGCTCAATCGTCTCAAGCGTCAGGCGGCGGCGGCGCAGAACTATAAGGTCTGGCGGGAACGCGAGCGCGCGCTGCGCCTGACTTTGGCGGGTGCCCAGTTCCGGCGCTTCACCCACGAGATCGAGGCCGCCGGTAAGGCCGCGGAAGAGGCCGTGACGGCGGTGGAAGCAGCGCTCGCCCGGCAACGCGCCCTGGAGGCCGAGACCGAGGCCTTGCGCGTGGCGCGCGATGAGAGTAACGAGACGGTGCGCGCGGTGCGCGAGCGTGCCTACGCGGCGGCCACCGAGGTCACGCAGCGCGAACAGGAGATAGCGCATGCGCGCGCCCTGGCCGCCGAACGGCGCGCCGAGCAGCAGAGTATCGTCGCCCAGTGCGAGCGCCTGGATCGGGAGGTGACCGCGGATCAGGAGCGCGAGCAGTCGCTGTCGCAGGAACTGGCGGGGCTTGCCCCCGCCGAGGACCGGGCGGGCGTCGAGGAGCGTACTGCGGCTGAGGCACAACGCCAAGCCGAGGCCGTGCTCGATACCTGGCGGCGGTCGTTCGAGGCGGCAGGTCTCGAGGCCCAGGGGCCGGTGCGGGCGAGTGCCGCGGCACGCAGCGAGACCGCGCGTCTGACGGCGCGCAGCGAAGATCTGAGGCATCGAGCCGCGCGCCTCGAAAGCGAGGCGCAGAGCGTCGGGGCGAGCGGCGGGAGCGGGCTTGCGACCCTGACCGAGGCCTCGGATCTCGCGGATCGCGATTACGAGGACGCGAAGGAGCGGCTGACCGGTCTCGAGGAGCGGCTGGCCATGCAGCGACAGTCCCTGGAGACGGCCACGCACGAGGTCGCCGAGCAGGCCGGGACCGTCAAGGCCGCGGATGCGCGGCTGGCGTCGTTGCGCAGCATGCAGGCGCAGGCCCTGCGCACGGGCCATGAGGCCGTGAGCCGTTGGGTGCGCGAGCACGGCCTTTCGCAGGCGCCGCGGTTGGCCACCCAGCTGGATGTGGATGCCGGGTGGGAGCGGGCCATCGAGCGCTGGCTCGGGGCCAGGATTGCCGCGCTTTGTGTGCCCGCGGGTACCGTCACGCCGGAACGTGTGGCGCCCCTGGAGAAGACCCCGGTGGTGCTGTTCGAGCCTCAGAGCGCGGATTCCGATGACGTGTCGTCGGGACTTGGGGGCAAGGTGCGTGCGCCGTTTTCGGTGGCAGGACTCTTTGGTGGCGTGCGTCCCGTGGCATCACTCGCGCAGGCCTTGGCCGAGCGTCCCGGGCTGTCTGTGAACGAAACGCTGGTGACCCCGGAGGGCGTGTGCGTCGGTCGGGACGTAATCAGTTTTGCCGGCGAGAACGACGAGCGTGCCGGGGTGTTGGCGCGCGAGCGCGAGATTGCGGAGTGGACGCGACGCGAGCAGGCGAGTCGCGCGGCGTTGACGCTTGCCGAGCGCGCCCGGGATGGCGCACGGGCGGAACTGGGGGCCCTCGAGGGGCAGCGCGCCGAGGCCCGTCGCGCCCTGGACCGGTGCGCCGATGTCCGTACCAAGGCGCATGGCGCGGTGCAACGCGCGCACGCCGAGGAGCAGAGTCGGGCGGCACGTCATGGTCGCTTACTGGCCGAGCTCGACGAGGTCAAAAAGGAGCTGAACGCCTGCCTTGTGGAGCGTGAGCGGGCAGAGGGCGAGGAGCGGCGCGCGCGCGAGGCCGCAGCGCAGAGTGAGGCGGCCCTGGCGGCACTTGCCGGGCAGCGCGAGACCCACCAGGCGGCACTCGAGGCGGCACGCGCGGCGCTCCGTGCGGCAGGCGACAAGCGCCACAAATTGGCGATGGCACAGCAGCAGGCGCGGACTGCACGCGACGGGCTGCGTGAACGGCTGGCGCGTGCGCGCGCCGAACTGGGGCGCTTGGGGGCGCGCCGGGAGACCGTGGCGCGGCAGATCGAGGAGGCGCTTGCCAAGGAACGTGAGCCGCAGGCGGAGCTCGGGCGGCTGCTCTTGGAGCGCGCGGCGGCGCAGGCGGCGCTCGCCGCCGCCGAGCAGGATCTGGATACCAAGGAACAGGCGTTGCGGCGTGCCGATGGCGCGCGCCATGACGTCGATGCCGCAACGCGCGCCGCCGAGGAGGAGGCGAACACGAGGCGGCTTCTGGTCCATGAACTGAAGGTGCGCCGTGATGCGCTGGTGGAAGGGTTGCGTGCCCAGGGGGTGGAAGAGGACATCGCGCGCCTCGCCCAGGACCTGGACGATCATGTTGATGCCGAACCGCTGGAGCGCGAGCTCGCGGATCTCGTGGAGCGTATTCGACGGCTCGGGGCCGTGAATCTCATGGCCATCGAGGAATTCGAGGAGCAGTCGCGCCGCAAGGAGTTTCTGGACGCACAACACGCCGACCTGAGCGAGGCGCTGGCGCTGCTGGATGAGGCGATTCGCAAGATCGACCGCGAGACGCGCAGCCGCTTCAAGGAGACCTTTGAGCGCGTCAATGAGGACTTCAAGGCCTTCTTTCCGCGACTCTTCGGGGGCGGCGAGGCGCAGCTCCTTTTGAGCAGCGAAGACCTCCTGGAGACCGGCGTCACCGTCATGGCGCGCCCGCCGGGCAAGCGCAATAGCACGATCCAGCTGCTGTCTGGTGGCGAGAAGGCACTGGTCGCGGTATCGCTCATCTTCGCGCTGTTTGCATTAAACCCGGCGCCCTTTTGTTTTCTGGACGAGGTCGATGCGCCACTCGACGAGGCCAATGTCGGGCGTTTTGCACAGACCCTGAAGGAGCTCGCCAAGAAGAGTCAGCTGCTCTTTATCACCCATAACAAGGTGACGATGGAGGCCGCCGATGTGCTGCTCGGGGTGACCACCGCCGAGGCCGGCGTATCGCGACTTGTGAGCGTCGACGTCGAAGAGGCGCTTGGCATGGTGGCACGGCAGACCGCGGAGGCGTAA
- the ligA gene encoding NAD-dependent DNA ligase LigA, with protein MTQDAAGARAAELRAALDYHSHRYYVLDDPEISDAEYDRLFAELVELERARPDLARPDSPTQRVGARPSATFVPVVHGQAMLSLANVFSEQELVDFDRRVRERLGHDDVIYVAEPKLDGLAVSLRYEDGLLVRAATRGDGTTGEDVTANVRTIRTCPLRLRSAAPPRILKVRGEIYMPREGFLRLNEAQVAQGGKPFANPRNAAAGSLRQLDPTVSAQRPLRLFCYGTGEWSGGEVPRSQERLLTCLADFGLPVNPERRVVTGYEGCLRYYADLGRRRAELAYEIDGVVYKVNDTAEQRLLGELSRTPRWAVAHKFPAEEAVTQVVRIDVQVGRTGALTPVAVLTPVAVGGVMVSHATLHNPDELARKDVRIGDWVSVRRAGDVIPEIVGVVLDKRPGDARPFPFPDHCPVCGSPAVRDQGVVARCAGGLVCQAQRRQTIRHFASRRALDIEGVGDKLVEQLVDGGLVETVADLFKLTVSDLAGLERMGERSATKVTQAIAASRMTTLPRFLYALGIPEVGEATARALAQHFASLEALLAADEHELTAVPDVGPVVAHAIAVFFSEPHNRAVIAGLQAAGVRWPALERPARGPLSGKTVVLTGTLSGMTREQARTALEGLGAKVASSVSPRTDYVVAGRDPGSKVKRAEEYGVPVIDEQGLRAWLDKGPATGDES; from the coding sequence ATGACGCAAGACGCAGCCGGCGCACGCGCGGCCGAGTTGCGCGCCGCGCTTGACTACCACAGTCATCGCTACTATGTGCTGGACGACCCGGAAATCAGCGATGCCGAGTATGACCGGCTGTTTGCCGAACTCGTGGAACTCGAGCGCGCGCGGCCCGATCTCGCGCGGCCGGATTCACCCACGCAGAGAGTGGGGGCGCGGCCGAGCGCGACGTTTGTCCCGGTAGTCCATGGGCAGGCGATGCTATCGCTCGCCAATGTCTTTTCCGAGCAAGAGCTTGTCGATTTCGATCGCCGGGTGCGCGAGCGCCTGGGACATGACGACGTCATCTACGTCGCGGAGCCCAAACTCGATGGATTGGCGGTAAGCCTGCGCTACGAAGACGGGCTGCTGGTGCGCGCGGCCACGCGCGGCGACGGCACCACCGGAGAGGATGTGACGGCTAATGTGCGCACGATCCGCACTTGCCCTTTGCGCCTGCGGAGCGCCGCACCGCCGCGTATCCTGAAGGTGCGGGGCGAGATCTACATGCCGCGCGAGGGATTCCTGCGCCTGAATGAGGCACAGGTGGCGCAGGGCGGCAAGCCGTTTGCCAATCCGCGCAATGCCGCCGCCGGGAGCCTGCGCCAGCTCGATCCGACGGTCAGTGCGCAACGTCCCTTGCGGTTATTTTGTTATGGCACGGGCGAATGGTCCGGTGGCGAGGTGCCGCGTTCCCAAGAGCGGCTTCTCACATGTCTCGCGGACTTCGGGCTGCCGGTCAACCCCGAGCGGCGCGTGGTGACGGGCTATGAGGGCTGCCTGCGATATTACGCCGACCTGGGACGCCGCCGCGCAGAGCTTGCCTACGAGATCGATGGTGTGGTCTACAAGGTCAACGATACCGCCGAGCAGCGCCTCCTCGGGGAGCTGTCGCGCACGCCGCGCTGGGCGGTAGCCCACAAGTTCCCGGCGGAGGAGGCCGTGACGCAGGTCGTGCGCATCGATGTGCAGGTGGGCCGCACCGGGGCCCTGACGCCGGTTGCGGTTTTGACGCCGGTGGCCGTCGGCGGCGTGATGGTCAGCCACGCAACCTTGCACAATCCCGATGAGCTGGCCCGCAAGGACGTGCGGATCGGGGATTGGGTGAGCGTGCGCCGCGCCGGTGATGTGATCCCCGAGATCGTCGGTGTGGTGCTTGACAAACGCCCGGGCGATGCCAGACCGTTCCCCTTCCCCGACCATTGTCCCGTGTGCGGGTCACCGGCGGTGCGCGATCAGGGCGTGGTGGCGCGCTGCGCGGGTGGTCTCGTCTGTCAGGCGCAGAGGCGCCAAACGATCCGGCATTTTGCCTCGCGACGGGCCCTGGATATCGAGGGCGTGGGCGACAAACTGGTCGAACAGTTGGTCGACGGGGGTCTCGTCGAGACAGTCGCCGATCTCTTCAAGCTGACGGTCTCGGACCTGGCGGGCCTCGAGCGCATGGGCGAACGGTCCGCGACCAAGGTCACGCAGGCCATCGCCGCGAGCCGTATGACGACCTTGCCGCGTTTTTTGTATGCGCTCGGGATTCCGGAGGTGGGGGAGGCCACCGCACGCGCCCTGGCGCAGCACTTCGCGAGCCTCGAGGCCCTGTTGGCGGCCGATGAACATGAGCTCACCGCGGTGCCCGATGTCGGGCCGGTGGTCGCGCATGCCATCGCGGTGTTCTTCTCCGAGCCCCATAATCGCGCCGTGATCGCCGGCCTGCAGGCCGCGGGGGTCCGCTGGCCGGCCCTGGAGAGGCCGGCACGTGGTCCGCTGTCCGGCAAGACCGTGGTGCTGACAGGGACCCTTTCGGGTATGACGCGCGAACAGGCGCGCACGGCCCTTGAAGGTCTTGGGGCGAAGGTCGCCTCCAGCGTCTCGCCGCGCACGGATTACGTGGTGGCCGGACGCGATCCGGGCAGCAAGGTCAAACGGGCCGAGGAGTACGGCGTGCCGGTCATAGACGAGCAGGGTCTGCGCGCATGGCTCGATAAGGGCCCGGCTACGGGCGACGAGTCATAG
- a CDS encoding cell division protein ZipA C-terminal FtsZ-binding domain-containing protein: MGLRGALIILGLLIMAIVALNAYDRGRIKRGLLALFEGRFKGRGVINEAPSEDSAPPWSERRVLRPETEGPAEEAKTAGAEEGGLEEPFGSIDFIVFLPGDAMVERDAALGIYKQSEYLIDKPHRLYGQREGSQSWGNLSRDPATARYGLLALALQLADRSGAVNESELNALSQIGLKLADALDRPTRFNMTFEQALERACALDKFCSTFDVIATINVLADSAPVFRGPAIERAAHEAHLEFGARNIFHRKNPAAGACRHLYSLANLYQPGSFDPLRLDVFQTQGLTLFMSVPSVPDPLAAFTDMVEAARVLARRLGGKLFDADRKPLSDAGLGAIRTQIQDMADHMVQHGITPGSLNAVRLFPP; this comes from the coding sequence ATGGGCCTGCGAGGCGCACTTATCATACTCGGCCTGTTGATCATGGCCATCGTGGCACTGAATGCCTATGATCGCGGGCGCATCAAGCGCGGCCTGCTGGCGTTGTTCGAGGGGCGATTCAAGGGACGGGGCGTGATCAATGAGGCGCCATCCGAGGATAGCGCGCCGCCGTGGAGCGAGCGGCGCGTCTTGCGTCCCGAGACCGAAGGGCCCGCGGAGGAGGCCAAGACCGCGGGGGCCGAGGAAGGTGGCCTGGAAGAGCCGTTCGGAAGCATAGATTTCATCGTGTTTCTGCCGGGCGATGCCATGGTCGAACGCGATGCGGCGCTCGGGATCTATAAACAAAGCGAGTATCTGATCGATAAACCCCATCGACTCTATGGCCAGCGTGAGGGCAGTCAGTCGTGGGGTAACCTATCGAGGGACCCGGCGACCGCCCGTTATGGGCTGCTGGCCCTGGCATTGCAGCTGGCCGACCGGTCGGGCGCTGTGAACGAGTCGGAGTTGAATGCCCTCTCGCAGATCGGATTGAAGCTCGCCGATGCCTTGGATCGCCCGACGCGATTCAATATGACCTTTGAACAGGCCCTGGAACGGGCCTGCGCGCTCGACAAGTTCTGTAGCACATTCGATGTCATAGCGACCATCAATGTGCTGGCGGATTCGGCCCCGGTGTTCCGGGGGCCGGCCATCGAGCGCGCCGCGCATGAGGCGCACCTGGAGTTCGGGGCGCGCAACATCTTTCACCGCAAAAATCCCGCGGCGGGTGCGTGCCGCCACCTTTACAGTCTCGCCAACCTCTATCAGCCGGGATCCTTCGACCCCCTGCGTCTCGATGTGTTTCAGACCCAGGGGCTTACGCTGTTCATGTCGGTCCCGTCGGTGCCTGACCCGCTGGCGGCGTTCACGGATATGGTGGAGGCGGCGCGGGTGCTGGCGCGACGCCTCGGAGGAAAACTGTTCGACGCGGATCGCAAGCCGCTGTCGGATGCCGGCCTCGGGGCGATCCGCACCCAGATTCAGGACATGGCCGACCACATGGTCCAGCACGGTATCACCCCCGGGAGTCTGAACGCCGTGCGTCTGTTCCCGCCATGA
- a CDS encoding bifunctional diguanylate cyclase/phosphodiesterase: MSMSDLGDSISVPSRAALQQTVATRMELGKRFGVILCDIDRFKLINYSLGREFADRVLRQMAEVLREVLGADATVGRWGGPEFLCVINDTHNVDLLVERLRQRIERLVILSKTSRIHITASFGVASFPEDGGGPADLLNAVEAALYHAKDSGRNRAVRATTVQKRLLGMGAALEAALHEQRVVAAYQPIVDLHSGQVVAEEALARMLLPNGRVLAAEEFIEVSQHLQLTYKIDQSVIRATLERCMASLRDKAPLVHFVNISADLLRHPEVVQDLLGLIGKYCDACQDPGDTHGTLVLELTERELFADSRNVRDLLMAFVNAGLKLALDDFGRGYSSFQYLADLPFSFLKLEGSLVSRIHEPTVRAIIQGIQRIAEELKITTLAEGVETAETAAIIKDLGIDWAQGFLYGRASGQPTLAARQS, from the coding sequence ATGTCGATGTCCGATCTGGGCGATTCTATAAGCGTCCCGAGTCGAGCCGCGCTACAACAAACGGTAGCGACGCGCATGGAGCTCGGAAAACGCTTTGGCGTCATCTTGTGCGATATCGACCGGTTCAAGCTGATAAATTACAGCCTAGGGCGCGAGTTCGCTGACCGGGTGCTGCGCCAGATGGCGGAAGTCCTGCGCGAAGTCCTCGGGGCGGATGCCACCGTCGGCCGCTGGGGCGGCCCGGAGTTCTTGTGCGTGATCAACGACACCCACAACGTCGACCTGCTCGTCGAGCGTCTGCGCCAACGCATCGAGCGGCTCGTGATCCTGTCCAAGACGAGCCGCATCCACATCACGGCGAGTTTTGGCGTGGCAAGCTTTCCCGAAGACGGCGGCGGCCCCGCGGATCTTTTGAACGCGGTCGAGGCCGCGCTCTATCATGCCAAGGACTCGGGACGCAACCGCGCAGTGCGCGCCACCACTGTGCAAAAGCGCCTGCTCGGCATGGGCGCCGCCCTCGAGGCGGCCCTTCACGAACAACGCGTTGTCGCCGCCTACCAGCCCATCGTCGATCTGCATAGCGGCCAGGTCGTGGCGGAAGAGGCGCTGGCGCGCATGCTCCTTCCCAATGGACGGGTGCTTGCCGCTGAGGAGTTCATCGAAGTCTCCCAGCACCTCCAGCTCACCTACAAGATCGACCAGAGCGTCATCCGCGCGACCCTGGAACGATGCATGGCATCGCTGCGCGACAAGGCGCCGCTCGTGCACTTCGTAAACATCTCGGCCGACCTGCTACGCCATCCCGAGGTGGTTCAAGACCTCCTTGGGCTCATCGGCAAATATTGCGATGCCTGCCAGGACCCGGGAGACACCCATGGGACACTGGTCCTTGAGCTGACCGAGCGTGAGCTATTCGCAGACAGCCGCAATGTCCGCGACCTGCTCATGGCCTTCGTCAACGCCGGCCTGAAGCTCGCTCTCGACGACTTTGGGCGTGGCTATTCCTCGTTTCAATACCTAGCCGACCTGCCGTTCTCGTTTCTAAAGCTCGAAGGGAGTCTCGTAAGCCGTATCCACGAACCGACCGTCCGCGCGATTATTCAAGGCATCCAGCGCATCGCCGAGGAATTGAAGATCACGACGCTCGCCGAGGGCGTGGAGACCGCCGAGACCGCCGCCATCATCAAGGACCTCGGCATCGACTGGGCCCAAGGCTTTCTCTATGGACGGGCCAGCGGGCAGCCGACTCTTGCCGCCCGCCAGTCCTGA